Proteins encoded together in one Actinomycetota bacterium window:
- a CDS encoding FAD-binding oxidoreductase: protein MISDEAYRDLQAAVGDENASREPAVLDSYAWQPFLNEDPALWTARPEAVVLPASTEEVQAVVRACNRHGLKFKALCTGWGVHAGPTSEGVVQVDLRRMDSILEIDEKNMYAVVEPYVSGAQLQAEAMKRGLNTHLIGAGPVCSPLASATSMHGVGHDGIYMSYSPRNVLGVEWVLPDGELLRLGAPDSGLGWFTGDGPGPSLRGIMRGASGAFGGLGIFTKCALKLFNWPGPPVLDAEGTVFDSVVERPENMRFYGCVFHRAADFADAVYELGEAEIGYLCLRITLGSFPMAMAPKLYRKLMRAPNLRSIIYDALRYPLTVLLAGDSEDELLYQEAVLMKIVKGHDGIVLDMQLSPVAPMLPLNLIRASLIPAAFRLGGTFCTNLDENDALDSQMDWADAVAEVKRPWIESGAILDDGGENPYFVPYENNTWAHCEVVHMYSVHEEKSLRALKPISFLSTLEAIERCMTPLSVLNPEVRKALSPLAGHFNRWQKSISAAFDPGQAADAGLFTAERDFDTSGVSPEKVRRFEELRERLRWTEDGPPA, encoded by the coding sequence ATGATAAGCGACGAGGCTTACCGCGACCTGCAGGCCGCGGTGGGGGATGAGAACGCTTCGCGAGAGCCGGCGGTGCTCGACTCCTACGCCTGGCAGCCCTTCCTCAACGAGGACCCCGCCCTGTGGACGGCGCGCCCCGAGGCGGTGGTGCTGCCCGCCTCCACGGAGGAGGTACAGGCGGTGGTCAGGGCCTGCAACCGCCACGGGCTCAAGTTCAAGGCCCTGTGTACGGGATGGGGCGTGCACGCCGGCCCCACCTCCGAGGGCGTGGTACAGGTGGACCTGCGACGCATGGATAGCATCCTGGAGATAGACGAGAAGAACATGTACGCGGTGGTGGAGCCCTACGTGAGCGGGGCCCAGCTCCAGGCGGAGGCCATGAAGCGCGGGCTCAACACCCACCTCATCGGGGCCGGGCCGGTATGCTCCCCCCTGGCCAGCGCCACCTCCATGCACGGGGTGGGGCACGACGGCATCTACATGAGCTACAGTCCCCGCAACGTGCTGGGGGTGGAGTGGGTGCTTCCCGACGGAGAGCTGCTGCGGTTGGGCGCGCCGGACTCCGGACTGGGATGGTTCACGGGCGACGGCCCCGGGCCGTCCCTGCGGGGGATCATGCGCGGCGCCTCGGGGGCTTTCGGAGGACTGGGTATATTTACTAAGTGCGCGCTGAAGCTCTTCAACTGGCCGGGGCCGCCGGTCCTCGATGCGGAGGGGACGGTCTTCGACTCCGTGGTTGAACGGCCGGAGAACATGCGCTTCTACGGCTGCGTCTTCCACCGGGCGGCGGATTTTGCCGACGCGGTCTATGAGCTGGGGGAGGCGGAGATCGGGTACCTCTGCCTGCGCATCACCTTGGGGTCCTTTCCCATGGCCATGGCCCCCAAGCTCTACCGCAAGCTGATGCGCGCCCCCAACCTCAGGAGCATCATCTACGACGCGCTCAGGTACCCCCTCACGGTGCTGCTGGCGGGGGATTCCGAAGATGAACTCCTCTACCAGGAGGCGGTGCTCATGAAGATAGTGAAGGGCCATGACGGCATCGTCCTGGACATGCAGCTCTCTCCTGTGGCGCCCATGCTGCCCCTGAACCTCATCCGCGCCAGCCTCATCCCCGCCGCCTTCCGCCTGGGAGGGACCTTCTGCACCAACCTGGACGAGAACGACGCCCTGGACTCCCAGATGGACTGGGCGGACGCCGTCGCGGAGGTGAAGAGGCCCTGGATCGAGAGCGGGGCCATACTGGACGACGGAGGCGAGAACCCCTACTTCGTGCCCTACGAGAACAACACCTGGGCCCACTGCGAGGTGGTGCACATGTACAGCGTGCACGAGGAGAAGAGCCTGCGCGCCCTCAAGCCCATCTCCTTTCTGTCCACACTGGAGGCCATCGAGCGCTGCATGACCCCCCTCTCGGTGCTCAACCCCGAGGTGAGAAAGGCCCTCAGTCCCCTGGCGGGCCACTTCAACCGCTGGCAGAAGAGCATCTCCGCCGCCTTCGACCCCGGGCAGGCCGCGGACGCCGGCCTCTTCACCGCGGAGCGGGACTTCGACACCAGCGGCGTCAGCCCGGAGAAGGTGCGGCGCTTCGAGGAACTCCGCGAGCGCCTGCGCTGGACCGAGGACGGCCCGCCGGCCTGA